GTGTAATTCTAATATTGAAACGATAAGGCGCCATTATCTTTTCATTATACCTGATCTCTGTGTCGAACTGGTCTTTGAGGATCCTGGCCAGTTCTGCAAAGGAGGCATTATCCAATGTATATTCTCCGGTCTTCCACTGAGCGAGCGTAACGGCATGCACACTATCCTGTATATGCTGATGCGTGGCAATATTATATACGATCTGCTGATCTGCTTTTAATACTGCGATATTCGCATTACTGCTGTCTGAGATCTGCACAGCACCTGATTCAACATAGACCTTTACTTCCGGCAATTCATGGAATGCTTTCACGGTAAATTCCGTACCCAGCACTTTCACATTCAGGCCGGATGCTGTACGCACCATAAAAGGCTCATTACTATTCTGTGTTACCGAGAAACCCGCTACCCCATCTACCAGTTCCACATTTCTTCCTTCATAACGAATAGTAGAGCCTGCCTGCAACCACACAATGGAATGGTCCGGCAGTTCAAACCGCATCACCCCTTTTCCTTTTGGCGCCATTACACCAATGTATTCCGGCTCCCAGGGTTTCAGCAGAAAA
This DNA window, taken from Chitinophaga niabensis, encodes the following:
- a CDS encoding FecR family protein; the protein is MNKPEEHIIQSLLEKHALGICTPEEIAVLHEWYDAFPDKGPAFADEEDKKRWKKEMKAAVMDTIQPRKTTRRMYWQIAAAAVLVVAVATFLLKPWEPEYIGVMAPKGKGVMRFELPDHSIVWLQAGSTIRYEGRNVELVDGVAGFSVTQNSNEPFMVRTASGLNVKVLGTEFTVKAFHELPEVKVYVESGAVQISDSSNANIAVLKADQQIVYNIATHQHIQDSVHAVTLAQWKTGEYTLDNASFAELARILKDQFDTEIRYNEKIMAPYRFNIRITPTSTLPQILDMLHEISGVNYTINGNHVIITGVSQ